The following are encoded together in the Malaya genurostris strain Urasoe2022 chromosome 3, Malgen_1.1, whole genome shotgun sequence genome:
- the LOC131433955 gene encoding uncharacterized protein LOC131433955: MSFCFPINQLRSFSPLNVSFCRKSPACSTLWVCSLQFSKVDWDETPPGELIDDWIVLAQNLFALNSFQIPRRVVYARSLTRLYLHGYSDASEKAVGACIYIRSVDEDGNHSSHLLCAKSKTAPIGKGRSTIPRLELNAAVILARLISNVTAALAKQFHEIRAYGDSQVALAWISGGASRWKTYVGNRVAEIATLLPSINWYHVGTHDNPADIISRGALPVNLKTNALWWHGPNWQHSSPHRDLNDAQRQQVDRERKSVAVGLMVAYQNYFLNEMLTRYYPNKQMLLRVTARLLRFDSRGPERLTSAELDKALLIYVSHTQKSHFSNDINRSKEGKIVSSGSSIRLLDPYLNADGLLRVGGRIRQSELNYDTKHQLLLPRRSIFTCLILYDAQQLSLRTANFASNFSSTFLDTVWDKCGS; the protein is encoded by the coding sequence ATGAGCTTCTGTTTTCCTATCAACCAGTTAAGATCCTTCAGCCCACTAAACGTATCATTTTGTCGCAAATCGCCAGCCTGTTCGACCCTCTGGGTTTGCTCGCTCCAATTCTCCAAGGTGGACTGGGATGAAACTCCCCCTGGTGAGTTGATTGATGATTGGATAGTTTTAGCACAGAATCTGTTCGCTCTCAATTCATTTCAGATACCACGAAGAGTCGTCTACGCTCGAAGCCTTACACGACTCTACCTGCACGGCTACAGTGACGCTTCCGAGAAGGCAGTGGGTGCCTGCATATACATTCGATCCGTCGACGAAGATGGCAACCATTCATCGCATCTTCTTTGTGCAAAATCGAAAACAGCACCGATCGGGAAAGGTCGGTCGACCATACCTCGCTTGGAGTTAAATGCTGCGGTGATCTTGGCACGTCTAATCAGCAATGTTACTGCAGCTTTGGCAAAACAGTTTCACGAAATTCGAGCCTACGGTGATTCCCAGGTAGCATTGGCATGGATATCTGGCGGAGCGTCTAGATGGAAAACATATGTTGGAAATCGCGTAGCCGAAATCGCAACTCTCTTGCCGTCGATCAACTGGTATCACGTTGGCACCCACGACAACCCTGCAGATataatatcgcgaggtgctcttCCGGTTAATTTGAAAACGAATGCTCTTTGGTGGCATGGTCCAAATTGGCAGCATTCATCACCACATCGAGATCTAAACGATGCACAAAGGCAACAAGTAGACCGTGAACGAAAATCTGTGGCAGTCGGTCTCATGGTCGCATATCAAAACTATTTTTTAAATGAGATGTTAACTCGTTACtacccaaacaaacaaatgttGCTACGTGTCACTGCTCGTCTTTTGAGATTCGATTCCCGTGGACCTGAACGTCTAACATCTGCAGAGTTGGATAAGGCTCTTTTAATATATGTATCGCACACACAGAAATCTCACTTCTCGAATGACATCAACCgttcgaaagaaggaaaaattgTGTCTAGCGGAAGTTCTATTCGTTTACTCGATCCTTATTTGAATGCAGACGGGCTTCTCAGGGTGGGCGGCCGTATCCGTCAATCAGAGCTAAATTATGATACAAAACATCAGCTACTGCTACCTCGGCGTTCTATATTCACTTGTCTAATATTATATGACGCTCAACAACTTTCTTTGCGGACCGCAAACTTTGCTAGCAATTTCTCGTCAACGTTTTTGGATACCGTATGGGACAAGTGCGGCTCGTAA
- the LOC131433956 gene encoding uncharacterized protein LOC131433956, translating into MPKDLCDQLGVEKSPINLDFQGISSTSTHSSLGAIVTIASRCSNYQFSLPCAILDQISADLPLRPVNIEDWPIPHSVYLTDPQFHNPGRISILLGLQPFLELLEPGQIALDPAGRLPILQNTKLGWVVSGRYETPPQTAPISSTCLITFVDDTLSQQLQRFFEMEEYTHPGPHFSEEERMCEAHFEQYTVRDNNGRFQVRLPFREDPKSLGKSREIATKRLEQIERKLAKNHLLKGQYHSILREYLEAGHMSLAPVGSVYLPHYCVSKESSTTTKCRVVFDASAKTTSSKSLNVVLMSGPVLQDSLIDILLRFRSPVIALTGDIQQMYRMVQVATEDRDYQRILWRWKPEDDIDEYTLNTVTYGTKPASYLATKCVQQLLNLFAVKNPDAVQKALKGTYVDDVLIGADSPEEAQHLRQQLSEIFASGGFPLRK; encoded by the coding sequence atgccaaaagattTGTGCGATCAGCTCGGTGTTGAAAAATCGCCTATAAACctggattttcaaggaatatcatctACAAGCACACATTCCAGTTTAGGCGCTATCGTAACAATTGCCTCCAGGTGCTCAAATTACCAGTTTAGCCTTCCGTGTGCCATATTGGATCAAATCTCTGCCGACCTGCCATTGCGTCCTGTGAATATCGAAGATTGGCCAATTCCACATTCCGTATATTTGACTGATCCGCAATTTCATAATCCTGGAAGAATCAGCATTCTTTTGGGCCTTCAACCGTTTTTAGAGCTATTGGAACCTGGACAAATTGCTCTCGATCCAGCAGGTCGTCTgcctattcttcaaaatacgaAGCTAGGATGGGTGGTATCAGGTCGTTATGAAACACCACCGCAAACGGCCCCTATCAGTTCTACTTGTTTAATCACCTTCGTTGATGATACACTTTCTCAACAATTGCAAAGATTTTTTGAGATGGAAGAATACACACATCCAGGTCCCCACTTCAGTGAAGAAGAAAGGATGTGTGAGGCACATTTCGAACAGTACACCGTTCGCGACAACAATGGTCGATTCCAAGTTCGTCTCCCCTTCCGAGAAGATCCAAAATCACTAGGAAAATCTCGTGAAATCGCAACTAAACGGCTTGAGCAAATTGAGCGAAAGTTGGCCAAAAATCATCTGCTTAAGGGACAATATCACTCCATTCTGCGTGAGTATCTCGAGGCAGGCCATATGTCTCTCGCACCGGTTGGATCAGTATACCTCCCACACTATTGCGTCTCGAAGGAGTCCAGCACTACAACCAAATGCCGTGTCGTTTTCGATGCTTCGGCCAAAACGACTAGTTCAAAATCACTTAATGTCGTGTTAATGAGTGGTCCTGTCCTACAAGATTCCCTCATCGACATTCTGCTACGGTTTCGTTCCCCAGTTATTGCACTTACTGGTGATATACAGCAGATGTACCGTATGGTGCAAGTTGCAACGGAGGATCGTGACTATCAACGAATTTTATGGCGATGGAAACCTGAAGATGACATCGATGAGTACACTCTAAACACCGTCACCTACGGAACAAAACCGGCGTCATATCTCGCGACAAAATGCGTTCAACAGTTGCTTAATCTCTTTGCTGTGAAGAACCCGGATGCGGTCCAGAAGGCATTGAAGGGGACATATGTTGATGACGTTTTGATCGGTGCAGATTCTCCTGAAGAAGCTCAACATTTACGACAACAGCTTTCGGAAATATTTGCATCTGGAGGTTTCCCCCTGCGTAAATAG
- the LOC131433957 gene encoding uncharacterized protein LOC131433957, with amino-acid sequence MDKLVRTRKSYAPRLERVGRCLEKMEDSENVEAEDVLTEIDNLNSIWSSYLSVHHKILDLADDEAVYEEAITHQIAFEEEYLSLKKGLGRLQKRLEPAEHEVTFNQQNGGNTSVIEALVQQQTQLLQAITSNVGASTTLVPPSSNGTSADNTALPDLRLPRMSLPIFNGNFLEWQSFYDLFSGSVHQNPSLRPSQKHYFLKTHLAGEAATLISHLNVEDANYQPALQKLKERYNKPRAIANLHITSFLSQPSLTASSPSGLHSLHDVSDEVIRALAALGREERDIWLLHVLYEKLDSNTKELWCQRIVDLEEDDISFDALLKFIDNRSSALQSSQRSRISSTIPANKVPALRPQSKQLSALVATNQTQVICGICSRPGHQPYQCVKFTHASSADRFFMVSRQKLCQNCLRNHGGEECKAGFCRKCGQMHHTLLHNAFQPAAQVTPLEENTSASSFDGHY; translated from the coding sequence ATGGATAAATTAGTCCGCACAAGAAAATCGTATGCCCCGCGGCTGGAACGGGTAGGTCGTTGTCTTGAAAAAATGGAAGACTCCGAAAATGTTGAAGCCGAAGATGTTCTCACGGAGATAGATAACCTCAACAGCATTTGGTCATCGTATCTATCTGTTCATCATAAAATTCTTGATTTGGCAGACGACGAAGCTGTTTACGAGGAAGCAATTACGCATCAGATCGCATTCGAGGAGGAGTATTTGTCACTGAAAAAGGGTTTGGGTAGGCTTCAGAAACGTTTGGAGCCAGCCGAACACGAGGTCACTTTCAATCAACAAAATGGTGGCAACACTAGCGTCATCGAAGCACTCGTTCAGCAACAAACACAGCTTCTCCAAGCAATCACATCCAACGTAGGAGCGTCAACGACTTTAGTTCCACCATCAAGCAACGGAACGTCAGCCGATAATACCGCACTGCCGGACTTAAGGCTGCCGCGCATGAGTCTTCCGATTTTCAACGGAAATTTTCTGGAATGGCAATCGTTTTACGATCTGTTCAGTGGATCAGTGCATCAAAACCCATCACTTCGTCCCAGTCAGAAACACTATTTTCTCAAAACGCATTTGGCGGGGGAAGCAGCTACACTGATTTCGCATCTAAATGTTGAGGATGCTAACTATCAACCAGCTCTTCAAAAGTTAAAAGAGCGATACAATAAACCGCGTGCAATCGCTAATCTGCACATCACTAGTTTTTTGAGCCAACCATCATTGACAGCGTCGTCCCCATCTGGTTTGCACTCCCTCCACGATGTTTCGGATGAAGTGATTCGCGCTTTAGCAGCTCTCGGACGCGAAGAAAGAGACATTTGGTTACTACACGTTCTGTATGAAAAGTTGGACTCGAACACTAAAGAACTGTGGTGTCAAAGGATCGTGGACCTTGAAGAGGATGATATAAGTTTTGACGCACTGTTGAAATTTATTGATAATCGAAGCTCAGCCCTGCAATCATCACAACGGTCTCGGATCTCTAGCACCATCCCAGCTAATAAAGTTCCAGCATTAAGGCCCCAATCTAAGCAACTTTCTGCATTAGTTGCTACTAATCAAACACAAGTCATCTGTGGCATTTGTTCGAGACCTGGTCATCAACCGTACCAATGCGTTAAGTTCACACACGCTAGCTCAGCTGATCGATTCTTTATGGTTTCTAGACAAAAGCTATGCCAGAATTGTTTAAGGAACCATGGTGGAGAAGAATGCAAGGCGGGTTTCTGCCGAAAATGTGGACAGATGCATCATACGCTGCTTCACAACGCTTTTCAACCAGCAGCACAAGTGACACCACTCGAAGAAAACACCTCTGCATCTTCTTTTGACGGCCACTATTGA